Part of the Hyalangium gracile genome is shown below.
TACGGAACGTACCTCCCTTCGCCAGGGCCAGCAGTAGCAGGAGCTGATCGCACAGGTGCTCGCCCACGGGCACCTCCGCGTCCAGGTAGCGCTTCGTCTCCTCCGCAACCCTCCCCGCCACCTCCTCCGCCCTCACGCCTCGCTCTCCGAAGGCCGTGAACACCTCCGACACGTGCTCGCTCTCCACCTCGAGCCACAGCACGTTCCCCGGTCCCTGCGAGCGCTTCAGCTCCTCCGTCCGCAGCTCGTACGGCTTCCACTTCAGCGCCTGCTCCACCGTGGCCAGCTCCCGCTTCGCCACGTCGAACGGAAGCTGCGCGATGAGCGCCGTCGCCATCCGCCGCTTCACCGCCCCTCGCTCCAGCAGCGTCAGCGGCTTCAGCGGCGCGGGCTCCACGTTCACCCGGAACTTCCCTCCTCCCGCTGGGAAGAAGCCGTGCCGCTCCAGCACCGCGTCCACCTTCGGACCCATGCGCCGCACCAGCGGAAAGTAGGCCTTCTCCAGGAAGTCGAACGGCGGCGCCAGCGGGTTGTGCGTCCCTCCCTCCAACATCAGCGTGGACGGCCCGCTCGCCAGCATCAGCGCCGGCAGCACCGTCTGCAGCACCAGCGTCGCGCTTCCCGCCGTACCCACCGCGAAGAAGTAGTTCCCCGCCGACAGCGCCTTCGGCTTGAACGTCAGCTCGCGCGAGCCCAGCTCCGCCCCCTCCATCTCCGCCGCGCCCACCTCCGCCGCCGCCTTCACCGCCGTCAGGTGCTGCCTCAAGAGCCCCGGCTTCTGCCGCCCCGCGCGGATGTTCACCATCCGGAACGGCGTGCCCGTCACCAGCGACAGCGCCAGTGACGTGCGCAGCACCTGGCCCCCTCCCTCTCCCTTCGAACCGTCGATATGCACCATTGGCAAATCCCTCTGCGACCAAAATAGCGGCGCCCGCTCCCCCAACCTAGCGACCGATTTCGCGGTCTCGGGGGGAGCGGGCGCCTCGAATATCGCTATCCCTTCACACACACCACCTGCCGAAGCGTGTGGACCACTTCCACCAGGTCCGCCTGCGCCGCCATCACCGCGTCGATGGGCTTGTACGCACCCGGCGTCTCGTCGATGACGTCTACGTCCTTGCGGCACTCGATACCCGCCGTCGCCTTCGCGTGGTCCTCGAGCGTGAACCGCTTCTTCGCCGCCTCACGCGACATCACCCGCCCCGCCCCGTGGCTGCACGAGTCGAACGCCTCCGGGTTCCCCTTCCCGCGGACGATGTACGAGCGCGCCCCCATGCTGCCGGGGATGATGCCGAGGTCCCCCTCGCGCGCTCGCACCGCGCCCTTGCGCGTCACGAAGCAGTTCTTCCCGTAGTGGTGCTCGCGCGCCACGTAGTTGTGGTGGCAGTTCACCGCCGCGTCCGTCAGCCCGAAGGCCGGCAGCAGCTGCGACGCCTTCAGGGCCTGCACCACCGAGTCCAGCATCAGCTGCCGGTTGGTGGCCGCGTAGTCCTGCGCCCACTCCACCGCCTTCACGTAGTCCTGGAAGTGCTCCGTCCCCTCCGGCAGGTACGCCAGGTCCGCGTCCGGCAGCTGGATGAAGAAGCGCCGCATGTCCTCCTTCGCCAGCTCGATGAAGTGGCTCCCGATGCGGTTACCCACCCCGCGCGAGCCGCTGTGCAGCATCACCCACACGTTCTGGGACTCGTCCAGGCACAGCTCGATGAAGTGGTTCCCCGTCCCCAGCGTCCCGAGGTGCCCCAGGTCCGGCCCACGGCCCAGCCGCGGGTGCTTCTCGACAATCGCGTCGTAGCCGGGCTTCAGCCGCGCCCACGCCTCACGGTGCATGGCCGGCGCGTCCTGCCAGGCACCACGATCGTTCCGGCCACCGTTGTCCGTCCGGCCGTGCGGCACGGCCTGCTCGATGACGGCACGCACCGGCGCCAGGTTGTCCGGGAGCTGGTCGGCACGCAGCGTGGTGCGCACCGCGATCATCCCGCAGCCGATGTCCACTCCCACCGCCGCCGGGATGATGGCGCCCACCGTGGGGACCACGGAGCCCACCGTCGCGCCGTACCCGCGGTGCACGTCCGGCATCGCGGCGATCCACTTGTGGATGAAGGGCAGGCCCGCGAGGTTCTTCAGCTGCTTCTTCGCCTCGTCCTCGAAGGGGACGCCGACCGTCCACGCCTTGATGGGGTTCTTCCCCGACTCGTCCGACAGCACCTCGTAGCTGCGATTCATGGCCTTGCCTTCCGTTCGTTCGCCCAGTCCATGTGCCGGGCACGCGAGGACGTAGAGCAGCCAGCGTGCCAGCCCGCTCTCCGAGGGAGGCGCTCCCCTGGCTGGCTGATTTCCTATCCTCCGGGATAAAGTCGTATCCGCATGGCGAAGGCACAAGCGCGCAAGACGGTGGTCATCGGGATGCTCGGCACCACGATCGACCAGGGGCAGGGGGTGAAGCGGTGGGAGAGGTGGCGGCCCACGGTGGCGCTGTGCCAGCAGGAGGACCTGCTGGTGGACCGGCTGGAGCTGCTCTACCCGCCCTCGGCGGCAGTGCTGGCGACGACCGTGACGGAGGACATCCAGCAGGTGTCCCCGGAGACGGAGGTGCGAGGGGCGGTGGTGGACATCCGCAACCCGTGGGACCTGGAGCAGGTATACGGGGCGCTGCTGGACTACGCGCGGAGCTACCCGTTCCAGCCCGAGCAGGAGGACTACCTCGTCCACATCACCACGGGGACGCACATCGCGCAGATCTGCATGTTCCTCTTGGTGGAGAGCCGGCACATCCCCGCCCGGCTGGTGCAGACCTCTCCGCCGTCTGGACGGGACAAAGGCCTGGGCGGCGCGGGGGCACACACCCTCATCGATCTGGATCTGTCGAAGTACGACAAGCTGGCGGCGCGGTTCCAGCAGGAGCAGCGCGAGGCCCTGTCCTTCCTCAAGGCGGGCATCGACACGCGCAACGCGGCGTTCAACCGCATCATCGAGCGCATCGAGCAGGTGGCCATCCAGTCTCGAGCGCCGCTGCTCATCACCGGGCCCACGGGAGCGGGCAAGTCGCAGCTCGCGCGACGAATCTACGCACTGAAGAAGGCCCGGCGGCAGGTGAGCGGGCCGTTCGTGGATCTCAACTGCGCCACGCTCCGTGGAGACGCTGCCATGTCCGCCCTATTCGGCCACGTGAAGGGCGCGTTCACGGGCGCGGTGAACGATCGGCCCGGGCTGCTGCGGCAGGCGAACGGGGGCGTGCTGTTCCTGGACGAGATTGGCGAGCTGGGCGCGGACGAGCAGGCCATGCTGCTGCGCGCGCTCGAGGACAAGCGCTTCCTGCCGGTGGGCTCGGACAAGGAGGTGGAGAGCGACTTCCAGCTCATCGCCGGGACGAACCGGGACCTCCAGGTCGAGGTGGAGCACGGGCGCTTCCGGGAGGATCTGCTGGCGCGCATCAACCTGTGGACTTTCCGGCTCCCAGCCCTGCGCGAGCGTCCCGAGGACATTCCTCCCAACCTGCTCTACGAGCTGGACCAGGCCTCCCAGGCGCTGGGCCTGCGAGTGACGATGAACAAGGAGGCACAGGAGCACTTCCTCCGGTTCGCCACGTCTCCCGAGGCTCGATGGAGCGGCAACTTCAGGGACTTGAACGCGGCGGTGCTACGCATGGCCACGCTGGCCTCTGGTGGACGCATTACCCGAGAGGACGTGGACGAGGAGCTCTCGCGGCTGCGCGCTCAGTGGACGAAGAGCACGGGTCCGGCCACGGCAGGCTCGGTGGACCTGGTGGCGGAGGTGCTCGGGGCCGAGCTGGCCGCGGAGCTGGACCGGTTCGATCGGGTCCAGCTCGCGGACGTGATCGCCGTGTGCAGGCAGTCACGCACGCTCTCGGAGGCCGGACGCGTGCTGTTTGCTCAATCACGCGCTCGGAAGCAGAGCACCAACGACGCGGATCGCCTGAAGAAGTACCTCACCCGCTTCGGGCTGGGCTGGGATGACGTCTCCAAGCGTGGCGCGAACGAGGCGGCCTGAATCCGTGCAGGTGCCGCGCTCCTCACGCTCCACCTCCTGCTCCCGCCACTCCGCGCGCATGGCGCGCAGGGCGGGCCCTCGTTCGCTCCACGCCCAGAACGTGCCGAGCACGGCGCTGTCCGGGACCTGCTCCGTGAACGCGACGCCTCGCTCCGTCTCGAGCGCCAGCGCTCCCGGACGTCCCTCCTGCTTCTTCTCCGCGGCTTCCGCGGTGCACGCGTTCATCAACGCGGCCAGCCCCCATATGAAGCGGTGACGCATGTTGCCTCCTCCGTCTTGCTCTCCAGAACAGTACGAACGAGGATGTTCGCGGTGGGTAACCCGAACGTAACGAGCCCCGTTGCCCCACCCCATCGCACCGCATGCGCCTCCTCTCCCTCCAGCCTGCACCCATGCACGAGTGGTCCTATATGAACGCCGCCTCGCGCGGCGGCTCGGAGGTCGCAACGCTTCCGCTGCTGCGCGCCACCGTCGACGCCCTGCCCTCGGACATCGAGGCGCTGATCGCCTTGTCGGACCTCCAGGGGGTGGCACCTCACGCGCTGCACGACGGTGCCGCCACGCTCCTCGGCGAGGTGCTGGCGGATGAGCTGGCCCTGATGGGAGAGACGGGAGACCTCCCCCACCCGAGCCACACCGGGATCCTTCTCATGGGGGATCTGTTCTCGGATCCTGGCGCGAACGTGCGCGGAGCCTCGGGGGATGTGCGGAGCGTCTGGAATGCCTTCGCCGCGCAGTTCCGCTGGGTGGCGGGCGTGGCGGGCAACCACGACACCTTCGGAAGCTCTCGCGAGCGGGAGCGCTTCCGCCAGCAAGCAGGCATCCACCTGCTGGATGGAGAGGTGCGAGAGCTGGATGGCCTCGTGCTGGGCGGAGTGAGTGGCATCATCGGCCGGACCGACAAGCCCGGTCGCCGCGACGAAGCGGACCAGCTGGAGCACATCCGCGGAGTCCTGCGCCAGGAGCCCGAGCTCCTCCTGCTGCACGAGGGCCCGGACTTCCCCCTGGAAGAGCGCCGAGGCAACGCCGCCATCCGCGAGGCCGTCCGTGCAAGGACCGGCATGCTCGTCGTCTGCGGGCACTCCCACTGGGAGTCACCGCTCGCGACGTTCGAGGGCGGCGCCCAGGTGCTCAACGTGGATGCTCGTGCCGTCCTGCTGACACGCGCTCCGGCGTGAAGCCTCCACCGAGCGGGACGGTTCCTGCCGCTGGCCGCCGGTATGCGGCTCGGGCCCCGTTGCAAAACGCCACGCACCACGCCTGACACGCGGCGAATTGCTCCCCGCCGAGAGGATCCGTGAGGCGCCCGCTCGAAGGAAGCGCGCTCCAACTCTGGCATCCGTGTTGCTCCACCATGAGGACATCCCTCCACGAGCCCGCACCGCGCCTCGTGGTTGCCTTCCTCGAGGAGCACTCCGTGAAAACCATCCTGGTGGTGACGGCTGATACCTCCGTCAAGGCAGCCGTGGCGTCGGCCTTCCGGATTCATTGCGATGAGTTCTCGGTGCTCACGGTGACGGAAGCGCCCAAGGCCCTGAGCGTCATGGAGACACGCAAGGTGGATCTGCTGCTCACCGCGCAGTCCATCCCGGTGCTGGATGACTTCCAGCTCCTGGTGTACCTGCTGAACCGGCGCCCCCGAGTACCGGTGATGGTGATGAGCTCGCGCAGGAGGCGGGGGCGAGCCTCCTCCAAGGTGCCATCGGAGATTCCCTATCTCCCGCTGTCCCTGGAGGGCGACGAGCTCGTCTCCCGGATCCGGACGTGCCTGGAGGAGAGGGTGCGCGCTCAGCTTCCGAGCGTCACGCTCCCCAGCCTGCTCCAGGTCCTCCACCAGGAGCACGCCACGTGCAGGCTGCTGGTGTGCAGGGAGAACCAGCGAGGCAAGCTCTATGTGCACTCGGGAGAGCTCGTCCATGCGCGATGCGGGAGGCTGGAGGGAGACAGGGCACTCCTCCAGATCCTGGGCTGGCAGTGGCCGCAGCTCCTCCTGCTCGGACAGCCACGAGACGTGCTCCAGAGCATCAGCGTGCGGACCAGCCAGCTGCTGGGGTTGTTCGCCTCCGACGGAGCCAGAGCCACTCCGGCGCAGTCCGCGCCCGCGCAGCGGAAGTCTCTCCCGCAGACGTACGAACCTCCACCGGGGCCCGACACCTTCGAGAGCGCGCGGCAGACTCGGCCCTGGACCGACCATGCGAACCGCCGTCTGAACTGGTGGGACAGGAAGCCCGGCACCCGGTGGATGTGGTGGGCAGTGCCCGACAAGACCCAGAGTGAGTGAGGCCCGCTTCGAGGCTCACGCGCCCGTCGCGGCGGCCATCACGGTCTGCGTCCTGGGCAGCTCCACCTCGAACCGGGCGCCTCCCAGCTCCGCCTTCCCCGCCGTGACGCGCCCGCCGTGCCGCTCCACGATTCCGCGAGCGATGGCCAGCCCCAGCCCCGTGCCCGGTCTCGGTCCTTCGCGCTTGCGCCCCGTGACGAAGGGCTGGAACAGGCGCGGCAACAGCTCCGGCGGAATCCCCGGCCCGTTGTCCTCCACCACCACGCGCACCCGCTCTGCTTCCTGGGTGCACATCACTCGCAGCCTCGGCGCCGGAACGTCCCTCAGCGCCAGCAGCGCGTTCTCGAACAGCACCACCAGCACCTGCGAGAGCTGCGCCTGATCCGCCTCCAGCTCCAGCATCTCTCCGTCCGGCTGCTCGAACGCCGTCTCGGGCGCCAGTGCCCCCAGGCCCTGCCGGGCCGTCGAGTACGCCAGCGCCACCGTCGCGCGCAGATCCACCCGCCGCAGCTCCAGCGGTCTCGGCCTGCCGTAGCGCAGCAGCTCGTCCACGAAGTGGCTTGCCCGGTCGATCTGTTCCCGCATCGCCGAGAGCGCCTCTGGATCCGCCCCCTTGCGCTCCAGCAGCTTCAGGTGCGCCGCGAGCACTCCCAGCGGGTTGCGCACCTCATGGGCCACCGCCGACGTGAACTGTCCCAGCTCCGCCAACCGAGCCGACTGGTCGGCGCGCTCCTCCTGCTTCACCAGCTCCTCGGCCAGCTCGCTCGCCGCCGCCCTGCCCTTCAGCAGCCGCCGCCCCAGCCACTCCTGGAACCCCTGCCGCACCGGCTCGAACGCCAGCGCCGCCAGCGCCAGCAGGAAGAACGCGCCCACCCGGTACTCCACCAGGAACGGCTGCCCGCTGCCGGCCATCAGCGTCAGCACCCCGAACAGGAAGCCCGCCGACAGCACCGCCGCCAGCGCCGAGTACAACAGGCTTCGCTCCAGCAGCCGGCGATCGCTCTCCGCCTGGTGCCCGCCAATCACCTGCGCCAGCACCAGCAGCCCGCCCAGCACCAGGTACATGCCGAACGGCAGCGCGTATCCGCTCGAGAGCAGCATCGCGTTGGAGACGCCGCCGGAGTACGTCATCACCCCGGCGATGCCCACCCCGCGCAGCAGCGGACGCCGCTCGGCCGGCGCCACCCGGTACGCGCGCAGCAGATGGACGAGCGGCACCGTCGCCGCCACCACCGCCAGCACCATCGCCGGCCAGAACAGCGGCCCCCGCGTCATCGCCAGTGGGCCATAGAGGACGTTGGGCTCCACCGCTCCCAGCACCGTCAGCCCCAGCGCCACGAGATAGGCGAACACCACCAGCCGGTACGAGCGCTGGCCCGTGACGTTGTAGGCCGCGTGCAGGAACCCCGCGGCCGTGAAGGTGCCGATCGACACGAGACGCTCTCCCAACCACATCGTCCGTGGCATGCACAGCATCAGCAGCGTGCCGCTCCACGCCGCCACCGTCAGACAGTAGAAGGCCAGCCCTCGCGCGTTCCGGGCACGGAGCGTGGCGGTGAAGCACAGCAGCAAGGCCACCGAGACGACGGGCACCAGGCTGTAGGCGAAGAGAGGCCCCATCCCGCGGACTTTGACAGAACCCGAGCCGCTCAGCCCGCCGCGAGCAGCCCTTCGGTCACTTCCTCCACGCTCGAGGCCACCGACTGGAGCAGCTCCACCAGCTCCGCGTCCGGCCTCCCCGCGAACTTGAGCAGTTGCAGCCGCGAGCCCATCTCCTCCAGCTGCAGCACCACCCGCTCCAGGTCCGCCGACGTCCGCTCGCGCATCGCCCCCAGCCGCTCCATGTTCTTCAGCCGGGCCTGCACGCTCTGCACCCGCGCGTCCTCCGGCGGCAGCCCGCGCCTGGACAGCGCCTCGAGCTGCCGGGACGCCGCGGCCCTGTCGAACTCGGGCGTCGCCAGCAGCGCGTCCATCTCCGCCACCCGCGCCTCCATCTTCCCCACTGCCTCCACCAGCCCGCGCAGCCGCGCCACCTCGGGCCGCAGCACGTCCGCCGCGAGCCCCTCCACCTGCCCCACCGCCGCCAGCAGCCGGGACTGCGCCGCTCGGGCGGGCTGAGCCACCGGCGCCGCCGGCCGCGCGGGCGCGAGCAGGAACGGCGCGAACACCGGCCAGAAGAAGACGCCGGCCACGAAGGTGACGACTCGCACGCCCGCGCCCTTGCCCTCGGCGCGCAGCACGAGCGCCACCGCCACCACACCGCCCAGCAACAGATACAGGATGCAGGTCTCCACGACGCCCATGGGCGTGCCCTCCTCGTTCTCGTCAGGGATTCAGCGACTGAAACCGGAGCAGTGGCTCACAGCCGGGCGCCGAGCACCTCGCCCAGCCGGTACAGGGCCACCGGCGCCACCACGCTGTAGACAGCGCCCCAGCACAGCACCAGCCGCTTCACGAACTGGCCCCGGCGCTTGTGGCTGACGGGCAGGTGCTCGGCCATGTCGCGGAAGCCGCGGTAGACGGCGCGGATGCCCAGCAGCCCCACCACGAAGGGCAGGCCCAGGCCCGCGAGCAGCGCGGTGCCCGGCGCGTCGAACACACCCACCACCGTCCCCAGCAGCCACGCCGCGTAGAACGGGAGCACTCCCAGCAGCAGCACGGACGTGGTCGCCTGCGCCCGAAGCGCCTGGGCCGTCACCAGCCGGAACGAGGCGTCCAGCCCCGACAGCTGCGTGTAGAAGTAGAAGGACGGCAGGCAGATGCACAGCGCCCCGAGCAGCGAGCCGATCAGCGCCAGCGGCATCCACACCACCGGGTGCCCCGCCTGGTACCAGGCCAGCGAAGGGCTCGGCGAGAACATCGAGGCGGCCAGACCCAGCACGCCCCCGTGGATGACGAGCCCCAGCACGGAGAGCGCCAGGAGCTTCTGGATCACCTCGGGCAGGCCCGCCTCGTCCCGCAGCAGGCGGTGGAGGCGCGCCTCGCCGCGCAGGATGAGATCGAACATCCCGGGCATGGGCCCCGGCACGGGCTCGGGAGTCGGCAGCGAAAGGGAATCGAGCGTCGAAGCAGCGTCCATGATGGCCTCCAATCAGGCGTCGAAGCGGAAGAGGGAGAACAGCCACATCAGCTCCGCGCCGATGACCTTCACCAGGACCAGCCAGAGCGCGGCGTAGGCGCGGCTGTGCCCGGGCTCCAGCGCCTTCATGGTCCGCAGGAAGACGTCCACCATGCACACCCCCACGCCCGCGAACACGATGAGGTTCACCGCCACGCGCACGAAGCCGTAGGGCAGCGCCAGCCCGAAGAACCAGGTGATGGGGATGCTCGCCAGCAGCGCCAGGGATCCGAAGCTGATGGTCGTGAGTGCCGCCAGCAGCGTGGTGGACGCATCCAGCTTCGAGCCCAGCGCCGAGTTCAGGATGTAGAGCGCCGGCAGCGCCAGCGTCCACGCCAGCCCCGCCGCCAGTGGGGCCTTCACCATCCCTTCCAGCATCCCGCCCCAGCCCTCGTGCAGCCTCATCACCAGGCCATAGGCCGCGATGCCCAGCGCCGCGTTGGCCAGCAGCACCGGGAAGATGATGGGCCGCGGGCCAGGCGCCAGCCCCCGGTCCCTCCAGCGCAGGGTGAACTCCTCGGGTCGGCGCAGCGCCACTCCCACCTCGTGGAGGGCGATGCGCAGCTCACTCGTCAGGCTCATGGGTGTTCCTCCTCCGCCCACCCACTGAGCACTCGCTGTGCCAGCGCTCCGCACCCGTCTTCTCGCGGGGTTGGCCACCCCACCGTCACCGGCGTTGACGGTCGCTGACGCCGCGCTTGACGCCTGGCCGCCCTGCCGCCGAGAGCCCTGCCCCGCACCTACACCGCAGTCCTGGTTCACATCCGCGCGCCGTGGCATACGCTGCGCGCCTTCGGGGCGGCCTGTCCCGAACCTTCAGGAGCTCACGTGCAGTACTTCGTCATGGTCGCGGCGGGGGCCACCCTCTGGGGCTTCTGGCCGCTCTTCCTGCGCCCCGCGGGGCTCACCGGCGTCCAGAACGCCCTGCTCGCGCTGCTCACCATGGCCCTGCCCGCCCCGTTCCTGCTGAGCAGGAAGGCGCTCGCGGATCGCCGCGCCACCGTGGCCCTCGTCATCATGGGCGTGGCCGATGCCGCCAACGTGGCCCTCTTCTTCGCCGCCGTGAACCGCGGGCCCGTCGCCGTCGCCGTGCTCACCCACTACCTGGCCCCGCTGCTGGTCGCTCTCGCCGCGCCGTGGGTCGCTCGGGAGCCACGCTCGCCCCGGGCACTCGTTGGGGCTCCACTGACTCTGCTGGGGCTGGCCCTGCTCATCTGGAAGCCCGGCGCGGACTTCTCGGGAGGCACGGCGCTGCTGGGCGGCGCCAGCGCCATCTTCTTCGCCATCACCGTGTTCTGCGCCAAGGAGGCCGCGCGCGCCTGGTCTCCCCTGGGCGTCACCTCCGTGCACTCCGCCGTCTCCGTCGTGACGCTGCTGCTCTTCTTCGGCCGAGGCGCCCTGCCGCCGCTCGAGCCGTCGGCGCTCTGGGTCGTCGCTGGCGGCGTGCTGTGCGCCCTGTCCGGCAACATCCTCTTCAACACCGGGTTGCGGCGCATCCCCACCTCCGCCACGGGCGCGCTCACCTATATGGAGCCGCTCACCGCCACCCTCGTCGGCTGGGGCGCATTCCACGAGGCACTCGGCCCCCTGGGCCTGCTCGGAGGCACCATCGTCCTGGCCCTCGGTGTCTGGGTTGCGACGGAGCCACGAGCCTCGGATTCGCCTTTACCATCAATTTCTGGTACTTCTTGAATAGCGCAAATGCCTGTTTGCTACTATTAGAAGTCTTGTTCTAGGAGACCCTCTCTCAGCGCCGTGCCGTATGGAACCCCCTTCCGACAGCCGCGACTACCGAGTCCTGTTCTTCTGCCCCGCTTCGACGGCGCGCCTGGAGCGCATCGACGCGCCCGTCCGGCGGCTGTTGTCTCGCATCCAGGCTCCTCCCGCGGAGCTGGCTCCCATCGATGAGGCGGGGACGCTGACGGAGGCCGGCTGGAAGGTCTTCATGGTGCGCTCGCTCACCGAGCGCTCCGCCGCCCACGCCCTGGCCGCGTACGTCAGTGAGCTCACCTGCACGCTCGCCGCGGAGCTGGATGGAGAGGTGCTCGGGCTCTACATCGACGTGACGGGAGACTCGGCGCGCATCTGCCGCTGTGGCCCGGAGGATGGCCCGGAGACGTTCGCGGGCCGTCGCCCGGTAGCGCTGGGCCGCACCGCGGAGTGGCTCGAGGTGTCGCCCGCGGGCCTGTCGGCGCTCTTCCAGGTGGACATGCCGGACGACTACGAGCCGGACGCGGAGGATCGCTTCGTCGAGCAGAAGCTGCGCGAGGCCCGCGAGTTCATGGAGCAGTACCGGCGTACCAACAAGATCAGCACATGAGGTCTCGCACCCCGGTGGACCTCGCGGGCCGCTGCCCGAGGTGCTACCTGCCCACGCGCCTGTGCCTGTGCGCGGAGGTGCCGCGCCTGGACACGCGCACCGAGTTCCTCGTCATCCGCCACAACAAGGAGAAGGAGAAGTCCACCAACACGGCGCGGATGGCGGCGCTCGCCCTGCCCCGCTGCCGGGTGCTCACGTATGGCGCTCCGGGCGAGCGCTTCGATGGCTCGGTGCTGGAGGAGCCGGACACGTGGATCCTCTTTCCGAACACGCAGCCGCCCGCTCCGGACGCTCCGCCGCCTCGACGGCTGATCGTGCTGGACGGGAGCTGGGGCCAGGCACGCAGGATGGTGCAGCGGCTCCCCGCGCTGCGCAGGCTGCCGGGGCTGTCGCTGCCGCCGCCGCCGCCGAATACCCGAAGGCTCCGCCGTCCGCCCAACCCCGAGGGCATGTCCACGCTGGAGGCCATGGCGGGCGCCGTGGCGCTCCTCGAGGGTGAGGAGCTGGCCCGGCAGCTCTACGCGCTGCACGAGCTGATGATCGATCGGGTGCTGGAGAGCCGGGGCCGGCTCGGGGGCATGTGGGAGTGAGCGCGGTGGAGGCGTGGAGGGTCAGCGGACCTTCTTGAGCTCCTCGGTGAACGGCTTGGGCTCCAGGAAGCCGGTGACGCGCGGGGCCTTCAGAATCTCTCCGCCCGAGGAGATGAAGGCCACGGTGGGCAGGCCCTCCACGCCGAAGCGCTCCATCAGCGCATCGAGCGCGTCCTCGCTGTTGGTGGCGTCAATCTTGATGTTGAGGAAGCGCCCGGACTCGGAGATGACCTCGGGAGCCGGATACGTCTCGCGGTCCAGCTCCTTGCAGGCCGCGCACCAGTCCGCGAAGAAGTCGATCATCACCGGCTTGCCCTCGCTGCGGGCGCGGGCGAGCACCTGGTCGAACTCCTCGGTAGAGAAGGTGGCCTGCTTGGCGGGCATCACGTGGTGCCACTGGAACGTCGGCGCCTGGGGCGGCTGCGCCCAGCCGAGCTTCACCCAGAGCTGTCCGGTGGGGGCCGCGTCCATGGCGCCCACGCGGATGACGATGGCGACCACCACGAGCGCCACGCCCACGGCCTTGATGGCGAACTCACGCGCCCCGGCCTTGAACGAGAGGTGCACGGCACCGAGGACCACGCCCACCGCCGTGAGCGCCCCGGTGATGAAGGCGCCCGGCACGCGGCCCACCTGCGAGGACACGGCCTTCACCGTGTCGCGAGCCCAGGGGAACGCATCCCTCAGGTACGAGATGGCGAGCGCCACGAGGATGATGCCCAGCACGCTCTTCACCCACTCCATCCACTCGCCGCCGCGAGGCAGCCGCACGGTGAAGACGCCGATGAGGAAGAAGGGCACACCGATGCCGAGCGCGTAGATGAACAGCAGCCCCGCGCCCAGCGTGGTGTTCGCCGACTTGGCCACGAAGGCCAGCAGTCCGGTGAGCACCGGCCCGGTGCACGGCGCGGCGAGGAACCCGGACACGCTGCCCATGAGGAACGCGCCGGCCAGGCCCGCGCCGCCCACCGAGTTCAGCCGCTGCTGCAGGCCGTAGGGCAGCGCCAGCTCGAACGCGCCGAACATGGAGGTGGCCAGCACCAGGAGGAACACCGCCAGGCCCGTCACCACCCCGGGGTGGCCCAGCATCGCGCCGAAGGCCTGCCCCGTCTTGGCCGCCAGCACTCCGAGCGCGCTGAACACCACCCCCATGCCGATGATGTACGAGGAGGTGAGCACCAGCGCCTTGCCTCGCCCCTCCGCCTTGCGAGCTCCGAAGACGGACACGGTGATGGGGATGAGGGGGTAGACGCAGGGCGTCAGGGAGGTGAGGAGGCCGCCCGCGAACACGACGGCGGCCCCCAGGAACAGGCTCCCCGAGGCGAGGAACTGGGAGGCATCCAGCCCGGCGGTGGGGCCGGTGGGCATGAGCCAGGGAACAACCGCCACGGCGATGCCGCACACCGCGGCG
Proteins encoded:
- the rtcA gene encoding RNA 3'-terminal phosphate cyclase yields the protein MVHIDGSKGEGGGQVLRTSLALSLVTGTPFRMVNIRAGRQKPGLLRQHLTAVKAAAEVGAAEMEGAELGSRELTFKPKALSAGNYFFAVGTAGSATLVLQTVLPALMLASGPSTLMLEGGTHNPLAPPFDFLEKAYFPLVRRMGPKVDAVLERHGFFPAGGGKFRVNVEPAPLKPLTLLERGAVKRRMATALIAQLPFDVAKRELATVEQALKWKPYELRTEELKRSQGPGNVLWLEVESEHVSEVFTAFGERGVRAEEVAGRVAEETKRYLDAEVPVGEHLCDQLLLLLALAKGGTFRTLPLDGHAETQLETFKHFLDVKVDAREVSPEVREVEVKG
- a CDS encoding RtcB family protein, whose amino-acid sequence is MNRSYEVLSDESGKNPIKAWTVGVPFEDEAKKQLKNLAGLPFIHKWIAAMPDVHRGYGATVGSVVPTVGAIIPAAVGVDIGCGMIAVRTTLRADQLPDNLAPVRAVIEQAVPHGRTDNGGRNDRGAWQDAPAMHREAWARLKPGYDAIVEKHPRLGRGPDLGHLGTLGTGNHFIELCLDESQNVWVMLHSGSRGVGNRIGSHFIELAKEDMRRFFIQLPDADLAYLPEGTEHFQDYVKAVEWAQDYAATNRQLMLDSVVQALKASQLLPAFGLTDAAVNCHHNYVAREHHYGKNCFVTRKGAVRAREGDLGIIPGSMGARSYIVRGKGNPEAFDSCSHGAGRVMSREAAKKRFTLEDHAKATAGIECRKDVDVIDETPGAYKPIDAVMAAQADLVEVVHTLRQVVCVKG
- the rtcR gene encoding RNA repair transcriptional activator RtcR, translating into MAKAQARKTVVIGMLGTTIDQGQGVKRWERWRPTVALCQQEDLLVDRLELLYPPSAAVLATTVTEDIQQVSPETEVRGAVVDIRNPWDLEQVYGALLDYARSYPFQPEQEDYLVHITTGTHIAQICMFLLVESRHIPARLVQTSPPSGRDKGLGGAGAHTLIDLDLSKYDKLAARFQQEQREALSFLKAGIDTRNAAFNRIIERIEQVAIQSRAPLLITGPTGAGKSQLARRIYALKKARRQVSGPFVDLNCATLRGDAAMSALFGHVKGAFTGAVNDRPGLLRQANGGVLFLDEIGELGADEQAMLLRALEDKRFLPVGSDKEVESDFQLIAGTNRDLQVEVEHGRFREDLLARINLWTFRLPALRERPEDIPPNLLYELDQASQALGLRVTMNKEAQEHFLRFATSPEARWSGNFRDLNAAVLRMATLASGGRITREDVDEELSRLRAQWTKSTGPATAGSVDLVAEVLGAELAAELDRFDRVQLADVIAVCRQSRTLSEAGRVLFAQSRARKQSTNDADRLKKYLTRFGLGWDDVSKRGANEAA
- a CDS encoding metallophosphoesterase family protein; the encoded protein is MNAASRGGSEVATLPLLRATVDALPSDIEALIALSDLQGVAPHALHDGAATLLGEVLADELALMGETGDLPHPSHTGILLMGDLFSDPGANVRGASGDVRSVWNAFAAQFRWVAGVAGNHDTFGSSRERERFRQQAGIHLLDGEVRELDGLVLGGVSGIIGRTDKPGRRDEADQLEHIRGVLRQEPELLLLHEGPDFPLEERRGNAAIREAVRARTGMLVVCGHSHWESPLATFEGGAQVLNVDARAVLLTRAPA
- a CDS encoding DUF4388 domain-containing protein encodes the protein MKTILVVTADTSVKAAVASAFRIHCDEFSVLTVTEAPKALSVMETRKVDLLLTAQSIPVLDDFQLLVYLLNRRPRVPVMVMSSRRRRGRASSKVPSEIPYLPLSLEGDELVSRIRTCLEERVRAQLPSVTLPSLLQVLHQEHATCRLLVCRENQRGKLYVHSGELVHARCGRLEGDRALLQILGWQWPQLLLLGQPRDVLQSISVRTSQLLGLFASDGARATPAQSAPAQRKSLPQTYEPPPGPDTFESARQTRPWTDHANRRLNWWDRKPGTRWMWWAVPDKTQSE